A section of the Humulus lupulus chromosome 2, drHumLupu1.1, whole genome shotgun sequence genome encodes:
- the LOC133814316 gene encoding putative ABC transporter B family member 8: MDVGEDLDLRSAWLDQEKNSSKVLCSRLNNEASMVKSLVADRVSLLVQATSTVTIAMVMGLIVAWKLALVMIIVQEALRKKSWMDGFEIDSAQCLTFMSWALDFWPLGSTQKNNEEGGDFWESWF; encoded by the coding sequence ATGGATGTTGGAGAAGATCTTGACCTTCGATCGGCTTGGTTGGATCAGGAGAAGAACTCAAGTAAAGTGTTGTGCTCACGCCTCAACAACGAGGCATCCATGGTGAAATCCCTCGTGGCAGATCGGGTCTCACTCCTAGTCCAAGCCACCTCAACAGTGACGATCGCCATGGTGATGGGTCTCATTGTGGCGTGGAAGCTGGCTCTGGTCATGATCATCGTCCAAGAGGCGCTAAGGAAAAAATCGTGGATGGATGGATTCGAAATCGATTCTGCTCAGTGCTTGACGTTCATGTCGTGGGCATTGGATTTCTGGCCATTGGGTTCTACTCAAAAGAATAATGAGGAGGGAGGAGACTTTTGGGAAAGttggttttaa